A region from the Nocardioides exalbidus genome encodes:
- a CDS encoding calcium-binding protein: MRRTAAAVLTIAMTPLAVVGLSAGTAVAQTTCDGKAPTIVALPGVPTSGTPGDDVILGTEGRDTIDGGAGNDTICGLGDADELIGGPGDDRLFGGLDGEYSPDDGYDGDVLVPGPGDDVIDLGDDPQSADVDYVDRLADYDTVSFAGARGPVTVDLSAGTATGEGGDTIVVPAFSGGIIGSAYDDVLTGTDGPDRIRGGAGDDRIDALGGDDDLQPGAGDDLVRAGDGDDIVVSPEGGRDRILGGAGEDFLETYGRGAFIGGGAGDDYLVGQLGVSVHGGAGDDEIDAVLRRGKAISVSGGAGHDIVRLRAPKSQFPRGSQYVVDVPRKQVMVSGAKRARYTKVEDLRFSAGRASLRYLGGPGRDSVSVGGGLQITAYGRGGRDVLIGGRRDDLLVGGPGRDQLVGGAGRDRCLGGEELRQCELRR, encoded by the coding sequence GTGCGACGCACCGCTGCCGCTGTCCTGACGATCGCCATGACGCCGTTGGCCGTCGTGGGCCTGTCCGCCGGGACGGCTGTGGCCCAGACGACGTGCGACGGGAAGGCGCCGACGATCGTCGCGCTCCCGGGTGTGCCGACGTCCGGCACCCCGGGCGACGACGTGATCCTCGGCACCGAGGGGCGCGACACCATCGACGGCGGCGCGGGGAACGACACGATCTGCGGTCTCGGCGACGCCGACGAGCTCATCGGGGGGCCGGGCGACGACCGCCTGTTCGGTGGCCTCGACGGCGAGTACTCCCCGGACGACGGCTACGACGGCGACGTGCTCGTCCCCGGTCCCGGTGACGACGTCATCGATCTGGGTGACGACCCGCAGTCGGCCGACGTGGACTACGTGGACCGTCTCGCCGACTACGACACGGTGTCCTTCGCCGGTGCCCGCGGCCCGGTCACGGTCGATCTCTCCGCCGGTACGGCGACGGGCGAGGGCGGGGACACCATCGTCGTGCCTGCCTTCTCAGGCGGGATCATCGGATCCGCGTACGACGACGTGCTCACCGGCACCGACGGCCCCGACCGCATCCGTGGTGGTGCCGGCGACGACCGGATCGACGCCCTCGGTGGCGACGACGACCTCCAGCCCGGAGCCGGCGACGACCTGGTCCGCGCGGGCGACGGGGACGACATCGTGGTCTCGCCGGAGGGCGGCCGTGACCGGATCCTCGGAGGCGCGGGCGAGGACTTCCTCGAGACCTACGGCCGCGGCGCCTTCATCGGCGGTGGCGCCGGGGACGACTACCTCGTCGGGCAGCTCGGCGTCAGCGTGCACGGCGGTGCGGGCGACGACGAGATCGACGCCGTCCTGCGCCGCGGCAAGGCCATCAGCGTGAGCGGTGGCGCGGGCCACGACATCGTCCGGCTGCGCGCACCGAAGTCGCAGTTCCCGCGCGGCTCGCAGTACGTCGTCGACGTGCCGCGCAAGCAGGTCATGGTCTCCGGTGCGAAGCGGGCGCGCTACACGAAGGTCGAGGACCTGCGGTTCTCCGCGGGTCGCGCGTCCCTGCGCTACCTCGGCGGCCCGGGGCGCGACAGCGTCTCGGTGGGCGGAGGCCTGCAGATCACGGCGTACGGCCGCGGTGGTCGCGACGTCCTCATCGGCGGCAGGCGGGACGACCTCCTCGTCGGTGGTCCGGGTCGCGACCAGCTCGTCGGCGGTGCCGGGCGCGACCGATGCCTCGGCGGTGAGGAGCTGCGGCAGTGCGAGCTGCGTCGCTGA
- a CDS encoding aldo/keto reductase — MSQIPTYDLNDGTTIPAIGFGTYPLRDEDGIGSIAGAIEAGYRLVDTAVNYGNETEVGEAIRRSGVPRDEILVASKIPGRHHAYDDAIASVRESLGRLGLERTDLHLIHWPNPSQGKYVEAWRALVQLQKDGLVRSIGVSNFTEEHLTRIIDDTGVVPAVNQVELHPRFPQAHMREVHERLGIRTEAWSPMGKRRAPLDEDAVTMAAAAHDVSAGQVILRWHVQLGSLPIPKSADPSRQAENLDVFGFELTDDEMAAITGLAEDDGRLFGGDPDTHEEM; from the coding sequence ATGTCCCAGATCCCGACGTACGACCTCAACGACGGCACCACGATCCCCGCCATCGGGTTCGGCACCTATCCCCTGCGCGACGAGGACGGCATCGGCTCGATCGCCGGCGCGATCGAGGCCGGCTACCGGCTCGTCGACACAGCCGTGAACTACGGGAACGAGACCGAGGTCGGCGAGGCCATCCGCCGCTCGGGGGTCCCCCGCGACGAGATCCTCGTGGCCAGCAAGATCCCCGGCCGCCACCACGCGTACGACGACGCCATCGCGTCGGTGCGCGAGTCGCTGGGCCGGCTCGGGCTGGAGCGCACCGACCTCCACCTCATCCACTGGCCCAACCCGTCGCAGGGCAAGTACGTCGAGGCGTGGCGCGCGCTCGTCCAGCTGCAGAAGGACGGTCTCGTCCGCTCGATCGGCGTCTCCAACTTCACCGAGGAGCACCTCACCCGGATCATCGACGACACCGGCGTCGTCCCGGCGGTCAACCAGGTCGAGCTGCACCCCCGCTTCCCGCAGGCCCACATGCGCGAGGTGCACGAGCGACTCGGCATCCGCACCGAGGCGTGGAGCCCGATGGGCAAGCGCCGGGCACCGCTCGACGAGGACGCGGTGACCATGGCTGCGGCGGCCCACGACGTCTCGGCCGGGCAGGTCATCCTGCGCTGGCACGTCCAGCTCGGGTCGCTGCCGATCCCCAAGTCCGCCGACCCTTCCCGGCAGGCCGAGAACCTCGACGTCTTCGGCTTCGAGCTCACCGACGACGAGATGGCTGCCATCACCGGGCTCGCGGAGGACGACGGACGGCTCTTCGGCGGCGACCCCGACACCCACGAGGAGATGTGA
- a CDS encoding peptidylprolyl isomerase, which produces MLKRLATVAACLSVLALSACGNEADSDTATDPSSSSSSDASSESPSDSPSESPSDSPSESTSEPAGATASCEYPSDGQDPARDVEAPSTDAPSEGTVAATITTNFGDIGLTLDAAKAPCTVNSFVSLAEQGFYDDTVCPRIGDQDGFGILQCGDPSGTMSGGPGYSFADELSGDETYPAGTLAMANAGADTNGSQFFLVFRDSQFTPDYTVFGQIDEPGLEVLQAIAKEGNDASNPAGGGAPNKEVSIEKVTVS; this is translated from the coding sequence ATGCTGAAGCGACTCGCCACCGTGGCCGCCTGCCTGTCCGTCCTCGCCCTCTCCGCGTGCGGCAACGAGGCCGACAGCGACACCGCGACGGACCCGTCGAGCTCCTCCTCGTCCGACGCGTCCTCGGAGTCGCCCTCGGATTCGCCCTCGGAATCGCCCTCGGACTCGCCCTCGGAGTCCACGTCCGAGCCGGCCGGCGCGACGGCCTCCTGCGAGTACCCCTCCGACGGCCAGGACCCGGCGCGCGACGTCGAGGCGCCGAGCACGGACGCCCCGTCCGAGGGCACGGTCGCCGCAACCATCACCACGAACTTCGGCGACATCGGCCTCACGCTCGACGCCGCCAAGGCGCCGTGCACCGTGAACTCGTTCGTCTCGCTCGCCGAGCAGGGCTTCTACGACGACACCGTCTGCCCGCGCATCGGCGACCAGGACGGTTTCGGCATCCTCCAGTGCGGCGACCCGAGCGGCACCATGTCGGGCGGCCCCGGTTACTCGTTCGCCGACGAGCTCAGCGGTGACGAGACCTACCCGGCCGGCACCCTCGCGATGGCCAACGCGGGCGCCGACACCAACGGCTCGCAGTTCTTCCTCGTCTTCCGCGACTCCCAGTTCACCCCGGACTACACGGTCTTCGGCCAGATCGACGAGCCCGGTCTCGAGGTCCTCCAGGCGATCGCCAAGGAGGGCAACGACGCGTCGAACCCCGCCGGCGGCGGCGCGCCCAACAAGGAGGTCAGCATCGAGAAGGTCACCGTCAGCTGA
- a CDS encoding OsmC family protein has product MTDDTVRSVELTRIGPARFKATNARGGETFFGTGGEDPDFTPVELLLAAIAGCSALDVEAITHKRTSSTTFDVHAEGHKVSDDHGNHMSGIRVSFDVDFPDGPDGEKARGRLERAIEMSRDRLCTVSRTVQLGAEVGYEPVSD; this is encoded by the coding sequence ATGACTGACGACACCGTGCGCAGCGTGGAGCTCACCCGCATCGGCCCCGCCCGCTTCAAGGCCACCAACGCCAGGGGAGGGGAGACGTTCTTCGGCACCGGGGGAGAGGATCCCGACTTCACGCCGGTGGAGCTCCTGCTGGCCGCCATCGCCGGGTGCAGTGCCCTCGACGTCGAGGCCATCACCCACAAGCGCACCAGCAGCACGACCTTCGACGTGCACGCCGAGGGCCACAAGGTCAGTGACGATCACGGCAACCACATGTCCGGGATCCGGGTGTCGTTCGACGTCGACTTCCCCGACGGGCCGGACGGCGAGAAGGCGCGCGGTCGGCTCGAGCGCGCGATCGAGATGTCGCGCGACCGGCTGTGCACGGTCTCGCGGACGGTGCAGCTGGGGGCGGAGGTCGGCTACGAGCCGGTCAGCGACTGA
- a CDS encoding MSCRAMM family protein, whose protein sequence is MSRKTALLAVGVLCVGLVAGPAHALTDRWAAWAPVQGTANAYRTTMTQQSPGFPPATVVSDSRAPVSLPAGTSTFLGPATPPGAKYGTSSGSAYLLLRPKADTATTPSTTTYTFAAPTPDTGWAFVLGDVDADAVRVTATDASGAAVPAAEVDSWYRGAFNYAGGTDLPTWSAATSTLTGNAAATDTDGASGWFEPDIRISSLTLTFTRRAGFPVYQTWFVSRARPIGGTVDDVSGTGSCAPTQATMTLVSPFGDELATTTPAANGTYSFGEYATQAGYVVRLDVPASCAIVGPAELTVSNRGNDNDPASRADFEVRQIVPQAISGVVTDGAGPVAGVVVTLTAPGGGTTSTTTRADGSYLFDDNAIGTGYTVSIAVPAGYSAGPGGTSITGIDVATQPVTGQDFQVVALPSVSGTVSGGGVGLGGVQVVLTPAGGGTPITVATEGDGTYVLDAVPPGDYTLSVVAPAGYTAPPPRAVTVPSGGLTDQDVDLTRPGAVGGTVTQGGQPVAGVQVVVDGPTGQTVVTTDADGQYFLDQLGPGTWTLTVRPPAGTVVTGPASHTVTITSEGEIRGGQDFVLAPAPTTPPTTSPPTTTPTATPTATPTSSPTSSPTESPTSSPTASPTDDGSGGGGDGGAVLPDTGGPSVWLGAGSLALVLAGLALVAVARRRTRRT, encoded by the coding sequence ATGTCTCGGAAGACCGCTCTGCTCGCGGTAGGCGTCCTGTGCGTCGGTCTCGTCGCCGGCCCGGCCCACGCGCTCACGGACCGCTGGGCGGCCTGGGCGCCCGTCCAGGGCACGGCCAACGCCTACCGCACGACCATGACCCAGCAGTCGCCCGGCTTCCCGCCGGCGACGGTCGTCTCGGACTCACGGGCCCCGGTGTCGCTCCCCGCCGGCACCAGCACGTTCCTCGGCCCAGCGACCCCGCCGGGCGCGAAGTACGGCACCAGCAGCGGCAGCGCCTACCTGCTGCTCCGCCCGAAGGCGGACACCGCCACGACGCCGTCCACGACGACGTACACCTTCGCGGCGCCGACGCCCGACACCGGCTGGGCCTTCGTCCTCGGCGACGTCGACGCGGACGCCGTACGCGTGACGGCGACCGACGCGAGCGGTGCGGCCGTGCCGGCCGCCGAGGTCGACAGCTGGTACCGCGGCGCCTTCAACTACGCCGGTGGCACCGACCTGCCCACGTGGAGCGCGGCCACGTCGACGCTGACCGGCAACGCCGCCGCCACGGACACCGACGGGGCCAGCGGCTGGTTCGAGCCCGACATCCGGATCTCCAGCCTCACCCTGACCTTCACCCGGCGCGCCGGCTTCCCCGTCTACCAGACCTGGTTCGTCAGCCGCGCCCGGCCGATCGGAGGGACGGTCGACGACGTGTCGGGCACCGGGTCGTGCGCGCCGACGCAGGCGACGATGACGCTCGTCTCGCCGTTCGGCGACGAGCTCGCCACGACCACCCCGGCGGCCAACGGCACCTACTCGTTCGGGGAGTACGCCACCCAGGCCGGCTACGTCGTCCGCCTCGACGTCCCGGCCTCGTGCGCGATCGTCGGTCCGGCCGAGCTGACGGTGTCCAACCGTGGCAACGACAACGACCCGGCCTCACGCGCGGACTTCGAGGTGCGCCAGATCGTCCCGCAGGCGATCAGCGGAGTCGTGACGGACGGCGCCGGGCCGGTCGCCGGCGTCGTCGTCACCCTGACCGCACCGGGCGGGGGCACCACGTCGACCACGACCCGCGCCGACGGGAGCTACCTGTTCGACGACAACGCGATCGGCACGGGCTACACGGTCTCGATCGCGGTGCCCGCCGGCTACTCGGCGGGACCGGGCGGCACCTCCATCACCGGCATCGACGTCGCCACCCAGCCCGTCACCGGCCAGGACTTCCAGGTCGTCGCCCTGCCGTCGGTCTCCGGGACCGTGTCCGGCGGCGGAGTCGGCCTCGGAGGTGTGCAGGTGGTCCTGACCCCGGCCGGAGGCGGGACGCCCATCACCGTCGCGACGGAGGGCGACGGGACCTACGTCCTCGACGCGGTGCCGCCGGGCGACTACACGCTCAGCGTCGTCGCCCCCGCCGGCTACACCGCTCCCCCGCCACGCGCCGTCACCGTTCCCTCCGGCGGGCTCACCGACCAGGACGTCGACCTCACCCGACCGGGTGCCGTCGGCGGCACGGTCACCCAGGGAGGTCAGCCCGTCGCCGGCGTGCAGGTGGTCGTCGACGGCCCGACGGGGCAGACGGTCGTGACGACCGACGCCGACGGGCAGTACTTCCTCGACCAGCTCGGACCCGGCACGTGGACCCTCACCGTCCGGCCGCCTGCCGGCACGGTCGTGACGGGGCCTGCGTCCCACACGGTCACGATCACCAGCGAGGGCGAGATCCGCGGCGGCCAGGACTTCGTGCTCGCCCCGGCACCCACCACGCCCCCCACGACCTCGCCGCCCACCACGACCCCGACCGCGACCCCGACCGCGACTCCGACGTCGAGCCCCACGAGCTCGCCGACCGAGTCCCCGACCAGCTCGCCCACCGCGTCACCGACGGACGACGGCTCGGGCGGCGGAGGCGACGGCGGCGCGGTGCTCCCGGACACGGGCGGTCCGTCCGTGTGGCTCGGGGCGGGGAGCCTCGCCCTGGTCCTCGCCGGGCTCGCGCTCGTGGCCGTCGCGCGGCGTCGTACCCGCCGGACGTGA
- a CDS encoding formate dehydrogenase accessory sulfurtransferase FdhD, which translates to MTTERTRRPGPTVRTRVSEHRGEDRIDREDRLITEEPLEIRVRVGRLEPRRAWVTMRTPGHDFELAAGWLVNEGITTPAGLTQVAYCTDEDLNPEQEFNVVTVSVTGAADLPHRHVAASAGSSACGVCGKDSVSEALVTRAAAPWAGARPSADVVRRLPDALRERQSLFTKTGGVHAAGLADADGTLLVVREDVGRHNAVDKVVGARVLAGDDPAAACLVLSGRVGFELVQKAAASGIGSIVAVGAPTSLAARLAEEAGIALWGFTSPGRSVSYC; encoded by the coding sequence GTGACCACCGAGCGCACGCGACGTCCCGGCCCGACGGTCCGCACGCGCGTCTCCGAGCACCGCGGCGAGGACCGGATCGACCGCGAGGACCGGCTGATCACCGAGGAGCCGCTCGAGATCCGGGTCCGCGTCGGACGGCTCGAGCCACGCCGCGCCTGGGTCACGATGCGCACGCCCGGTCACGACTTCGAGCTCGCCGCCGGCTGGCTGGTCAACGAGGGCATCACGACTCCCGCCGGGCTCACCCAGGTCGCCTACTGCACCGACGAGGACCTCAATCCCGAGCAGGAGTTCAACGTGGTCACCGTCTCCGTGACCGGTGCCGCCGACCTCCCCCACCGCCACGTCGCCGCGTCGGCCGGGTCGTCGGCGTGCGGCGTGTGCGGCAAGGACAGCGTCTCGGAGGCGCTGGTGACCCGGGCCGCTGCCCCCTGGGCCGGAGCGCGCCCGTCCGCGGACGTCGTACGACGCCTCCCGGACGCGCTGCGCGAACGGCAGTCGCTCTTCACCAAGACCGGCGGCGTGCACGCGGCCGGTCTCGCCGACGCCGACGGCACGCTGCTGGTCGTGCGGGAGGACGTCGGGCGCCACAACGCCGTCGACAAGGTCGTCGGAGCGCGGGTCCTCGCCGGGGACGACCCGGCCGCCGCCTGCCTCGTGCTGAGCGGGCGGGTGGGCTTCGAGCTCGTCCAGAAGGCGGCCGCCAGCGGGATCGGGTCCATCGTCGCCGTGGGCGCGCCGACGAGCCTGGCGGCCCGTCTCGCCGAGGAGGCCGGGATCGCCCTGTGGGGCTTCACCTCGCCGGGTCGGTCCGTCAGCTACTGCTGA
- a CDS encoding exonuclease SbcCD subunit D: MRILHTSDWHLGRSFHREDLLGHQGAFVDHLLDVVAAEEVDVVVVSGDVYDRALPHVDAVALADEAFARLASSRARVVVSSGNHDSAQRLGFGSRLMDAAGVFVRTDASSVGTPVVLDDRHGPVAIHALPYLDPSALLEPWQLGRRSHEAALSEAMSRVRADLSARSGETRSVVLAHAFVAGASPSESERDISVGGVSRVATSVFDGIDYTALGHLHGPHVLGPGLRYSGSPLAYSFSEADQQKGSWLVELGPSGFVDATWVEAPVPRRLSRLMGTLADLLLDPSLDDREDDWVQVTLTDARRPVRAMEQLRQRFPHTLVLQFPTAAPAPGVPARPAAGTSDHAISLDFVRHVRGTAATDAESDLLQQAVDACCHDPDLDVLVPGGST; encoded by the coding sequence GTGCGCATCCTCCACACCTCCGACTGGCACCTGGGAAGGTCGTTCCACCGTGAAGACCTCCTGGGCCACCAGGGTGCGTTCGTCGACCACCTGCTCGACGTGGTCGCCGCCGAGGAGGTCGACGTCGTGGTGGTGTCGGGAGACGTCTACGACCGCGCGCTCCCCCACGTCGACGCCGTCGCGCTGGCCGACGAGGCGTTCGCCCGGCTTGCCTCCTCCCGCGCCCGGGTCGTGGTGAGCAGCGGCAACCACGACAGCGCCCAGCGCCTCGGGTTCGGTTCCCGGCTGATGGACGCAGCCGGCGTCTTCGTCCGCACCGACGCGTCCTCCGTCGGGACCCCCGTCGTCCTCGACGACCGCCACGGCCCGGTCGCGATCCACGCCCTCCCCTACCTCGATCCCTCGGCGCTCCTCGAGCCCTGGCAGCTCGGACGCCGCAGCCACGAGGCCGCGCTGTCGGAGGCGATGAGCAGGGTCCGGGCCGACCTGTCCGCGCGGTCCGGTGAGACCCGTTCCGTCGTGCTGGCGCACGCCTTCGTCGCGGGCGCGAGCCCGTCCGAGTCGGAGCGCGACATCAGCGTCGGCGGTGTCTCCCGCGTCGCCACGAGCGTCTTCGACGGCATCGACTACACCGCGCTCGGCCACCTCCACGGGCCCCACGTGCTCGGCCCCGGGCTGCGCTACTCCGGGTCACCCCTGGCCTACTCCTTCTCGGAGGCCGACCAGCAGAAGGGGTCCTGGCTGGTCGAGCTCGGTCCGTCGGGCTTCGTCGACGCCACCTGGGTCGAGGCGCCCGTGCCGCGGCGCCTGTCCCGGCTCATGGGCACGCTCGCCGACCTCCTGCTCGACCCGTCGCTGGACGACCGCGAGGACGACTGGGTCCAGGTCACGCTGACCGACGCCCGCCGTCCGGTGCGGGCGATGGAGCAGCTGCGCCAGCGCTTCCCGCACACCTTGGTGCTCCAGTTCCCGACGGCTGCTCCCGCGCCCGGCGTGCCCGCGCGTCCCGCGGCCGGCACGAGCGACCACGCGATCTCGCTCGACTTCGTCCGCCACGTCCGCGGGACCGCGGCCACCGACGCCGAGTCCGACCTGCTGCAGCAGGCGGTCGACGCGTGCTGCCACGACCCCGACCTCGACGTGCTGGTCCCGGGAGGCAGCACGTGA